In Tursiops truncatus isolate mTurTru1 chromosome 19, mTurTru1.mat.Y, whole genome shotgun sequence, a genomic segment contains:
- the RPS16 gene encoding small ribosomal subunit protein uS9 isoform X2, with amino-acid sequence MPAKGPLQSVQVFGRKKTATAVAHCKRGNGLIKVNGRPLEMIEPRTLQYKLLEPVLLLGKERFAGVDIRVRVKGGGHVAQIYAIRQSISKALVAYYQKYVDEASKKEIKDILIQYDRTLLVADPRRCESKKFGGPGARARYQKSYR; translated from the exons ATGCCGGCTAAGGGCCCTCTGCAGTCGGTGCAGGTCTTCGGACGCAAG AAGACGGCCACGGCCGTGGCGCACTGCAAACGAGGTAACGGCCTCATCAAGGTAAACGGGCGTCCCCTGGAGATGATCGAACCTCGCACGCTGCAGTACAAG CTACTGGAACCTGTTCTGCTTCTGGGCAAGGAGCGATTTGCTGGTGTTGACATCCGTGTCCGAGTGAAGGGTGGTGGTCATGTAGCTCAGATTTATG CAATCCGCCAGTCCATCTCCAAAGCCTTGGTGGCCTATTACCAGAAAT ACGTGGATGAGGCTTCCAAGAAGGAGATCAAAGACATCCTCATCCAGTATGACCGGACCCTGCTGGTAGCTGATCCCCGTCGCTGCGAATCCAAAAAGTTTGGAGGTCCTGGTGCCCGTGCTCGCTACCAGAAATCCTACCGTTAA
- the RPS16 gene encoding small ribosomal subunit protein uS9 isoform X1, whose translation MPAKGPLQSVQVFGRKKTATAVAHCKRGNGLIKVNGRPLEMIEPRTLQYKLLEPVLLLGKERFAGVDIRVRVKGGGHVAQIYGESQELGTWVEGGSYPWVFLKLMYLFCVCVSFSQQSASPSPKPWWPITRNTWMRLPRRRSKTSSSSMTGPCW comes from the exons ATGCCGGCTAAGGGCCCTCTGCAGTCGGTGCAGGTCTTCGGACGCAAG AAGACGGCCACGGCCGTGGCGCACTGCAAACGAGGTAACGGCCTCATCAAGGTAAACGGGCGTCCCCTGGAGATGATCGAACCTCGCACGCTGCAGTACAAG CTACTGGAACCTGTTCTGCTTCTGGGCAAGGAGCGATTTGCTGGTGTTGACATCCGTGTCCGAGTGAAGGGTGGTGGTCATGTAGCTCAGATTTATGGTGAGTCCCAGGAACTGGGCACATGGGTGGAAGGTGGGTCCTACCCTTGGGTGTTCCTAAAGTTGATgtaccttttttgtgtgtgtgtttctttctcacAGCAATCCGCCAGTCCATCTCCAAAGCCTTGGTGGCCTATTACCAGAAAT ACGTGGATGAGGCTTCCAAGAAGGAGATCAAAGACATCCTCATCCAGTATGACCGGACCCTGCTGGTAG
- the LOC117308929 gene encoding uncharacterized protein, whose product MAASVHRSSSPCGAATGKGKSGPNLAAFHGLRRRVVLTFATGGSFTRRVRTRRNSHPWSSLITASSHLHLGSLITSLRSHTQPIIALFEGGPQAGTRESLGVGRVPMWPLWTILLLVLPLGGLGPPFCPRETFCFLIAIMKLLGSKNDGTLYTADDLLVCPAEALGYFWLELSVIGFEEGPSMETAVFRLQRLLDALRSWLWVTGWGPCPPCGGHPQRPVHLFLAKLLELLQGACAQHLPSARTWEVRGKDTDSLVLLERLRGERERRFGLQPQFPNPKPSPSRPEDLTQSPRSQGKRRESKI is encoded by the exons ATGGCTGCGAGCGTTCACAGGAGCTCTTCACCGTGCGGCGCCGCAACCGGAAAAGGAAAATCCGGGCCCAACCTGGCTGCTTTTCACGGTCTGCGCAGGCGCGTTGTGCTCACCTTCGCGACAGGAGGGAGCTTTACG AGAAGGGTGCGGACAAGACGAAATTCACATCCTTGGTCTTCCTTGATCACCGCCAGTTCTCATTTGCATTTAGGCTCTTTAATAACCTCCCTCCGCTCCCATACGCAACCGATTATCGCCCTTTTCGAAGGAG GACCCCAGGCCGGAACCAGAGAAAgtctgggggtgggcagggtgcCCATGTGGCCTCTCTGGACCATCCTCCTGCTGGTGCTGCCCTTGGGAGGCCTAGGACCACCCTTCTGCCCAAGGGAGACTTTCTGCTTCCTCATTGCCATCATGAAGTTGCTG GGAAGCAAAAATGATGGTACTCTTTACACCGCAGATGATCTTTTG GTGTGTCCTGCTGAGGCTCTAGGCTACTTTTGGCTGGAGCTGTCTGTGATTGGGTTTGAGGAGGGCCCATCCATGGAGACTGCTGTGTTCCGGCTACAACGCCTATTGGATGCCCTCAGGTCCTGGCTGTGGGTGACTGGCTGGGGCCCTTGTCCACCCTGTGGAGGACACCCTCAGAGACCCGTCCATCTTTTTCTGGCCAAACTCTTGGAGTTATTACAGGGTGCTTGTGCTCAGCATCTGCCCTCAGCACGAACCTGGGAGGTTCGTGGGAAGGATACAGACTCCCTGGTACTCCTGGAGAGGCTgcgtggagagagggagaggagattcGGTCTTCAGCCCCAGTTCCCAAACCCCAAGCCTTCTCCTTCTAGGCCAGAGGATCTCACCCAGAGCCCCAGAAGccaggggaagaggagagaaagtaaaatataa